One Mailhella massiliensis DNA segment encodes these proteins:
- a CDS encoding ABC transporter permease gives MSVIRTVFSTLRRYPSAMVGSALVSLLLIVALFAPFIAPHDPLKLNPRERFAPPSVEHIMGTDEYGRDVFSRIILGTRTSLGIGLSVTVICAVAGGLIGLTSGYLGGRADEFIMRGMDILMAFPGILFALLILSMLGSSIFNVIVAISITGIPKTARVARSSCLNVRGEEFIEAAKARGERTWYILLVELLPNAVQPIIVEASIKVGFVILTASSLSFLGLGTQPPTPDWGLIIGSAREYIFEAPMLIVWPILAIAFTTISFNLLGDGLRDILDPRELGRV, from the coding sequence ATGTCTGTCATCCGTACCGTTTTTTCCACGCTGCGGCGCTATCCTTCCGCCATGGTGGGCAGCGCGCTGGTTTCTCTTCTTCTCATCGTGGCGCTTTTCGCGCCCTTCATCGCCCCCCACGATCCTCTCAAGCTCAATCCCAGAGAGCGCTTCGCCCCGCCGAGCGTCGAGCACATCATGGGCACGGATGAATACGGCCGCGACGTGTTCAGCCGCATCATTCTCGGCACGCGCACCTCTCTGGGCATCGGGCTCAGCGTCACGGTGATCTGCGCCGTGGCGGGCGGGCTCATCGGCCTTACCAGCGGCTACCTCGGCGGCAGGGCCGACGAGTTCATCATGCGCGGCATGGACATCCTCATGGCCTTCCCCGGCATACTCTTTGCGCTGCTCATTCTTTCCATGCTGGGGTCGAGCATCTTCAACGTCATTGTGGCCATCAGCATCACAGGCATACCGAAAACCGCGCGCGTGGCGCGAAGTTCGTGCCTCAACGTGCGCGGCGAGGAATTCATCGAGGCGGCCAAGGCGCGCGGCGAGCGCACCTGGTACATTCTTCTGGTGGAACTTCTGCCCAACGCCGTGCAGCCCATCATCGTGGAGGCGAGCATCAAGGTGGGCTTCGTCATTCTGACGGCCTCCTCCCTGAGCTTCCTCGGCCTCGGCACGCAGCCGCCCACTCCCGACTGGGGACTCATCATCGGCTCGGCGCGTGAATACATCTTCGAGGCTCCCATGCTCATCGTATGGCCCATACTCGCCATAGCCTTCACCACCATTTCCTTCAACCTGCTGGGCGACGGACTGCGCGACATCCTCGACCCGCGCGAACTGGGGAGGGTGTGA
- a CDS encoding ABC transporter permease produces the protein MSPVYILKRFCFMLVTLFCISIIIFAITMVLPGNLAQVILGEFATDDALRALEEQMGLNLPFYEQYGKWIWGVLHGDFGHALSMDQPILPLLLFRLKNSAILAAFSIVIVTIIAIPLGVFAALRRNSAVDRTIQISSYIGISVPEFATGSLLIIAFAGPVLNLFPSAGYVPFSEDVPKALSHIVLPVMTLVIVLIAHIMRQTRSEMIHVMQSDYVRSARLRGLSNTMVVFKHALRNALMPTITVLALDVGYLIGSVVVIEEVFAYPGIGRLIVYAVTSRDVPLLQATVLTVACVYCLVNFLADLAYGLVNPRIRYHS, from the coding sequence ATGAGTCCGGTTTATATTCTGAAACGTTTCTGTTTCATGCTTGTCACGCTTTTCTGCATTTCCATCATCATTTTCGCCATCACCATGGTTCTTCCCGGCAACCTCGCGCAGGTCATTCTCGGGGAATTCGCCACGGACGACGCCCTGCGGGCCCTTGAGGAGCAGATGGGCCTGAACCTGCCCTTCTACGAGCAGTACGGCAAATGGATATGGGGGGTGCTGCACGGCGACTTCGGTCACGCCCTGTCCATGGACCAGCCCATACTGCCCCTGCTTCTGTTCCGCCTGAAGAATTCCGCCATTCTGGCGGCCTTCAGCATCGTGATCGTGACCATCATCGCCATTCCTCTGGGAGTGTTCGCGGCGCTTCGCCGCAACAGCGCCGTGGACCGCACCATCCAGATAAGTTCCTATATCGGCATTTCCGTACCGGAATTCGCCACGGGCTCTCTTCTCATCATCGCCTTTGCCGGGCCCGTGCTCAATCTCTTCCCCTCCGCCGGTTACGTTCCCTTTTCCGAAGACGTGCCGAAGGCTCTTTCCCACATCGTTCTGCCCGTCATGACGCTGGTCATCGTGCTCATCGCCCACATCATGCGTCAGACCCGCTCGGAAATGATACACGTCATGCAGTCCGACTATGTACGCAGCGCCCGCCTGCGCGGCCTGAGCAACACCATGGTGGTGTTCAAGCACGCGCTGCGCAACGCCCTCATGCCCACCATCACGGTGCTTGCGCTGGACGTGGGCTATCTCATCGGCAGCGTGGTGGTCATTGAGGAAGTCTTCGCCTACCCGGGCATAGGCCGCCTCATCGTCTACGCCGTGACAAGCCGCGACGTGCCGCTGCTTCAGGCCACCGTGCTTACCGTGGCCTGCGTGTACTGCCTGGTCAATTTCCTGGCCGACCTCGCCTACGGTCTGGTCAATCCGCGCATCCGTTATCATTCCTAG